The window TAAATTAAAGATTAAAAATTTAAAATTAAAAACTAACCTTTTAATCCCGGCGAAAAATTTATGCACTGACAACGCAGCAATGATGGCGGCGGCTGGCTATTTTAAATTAAAAAAAACACCTCAATCCTGGTGGTTAAAAAAATTTGATTGGCGAAAAATAAAAGTTGATCCGAATTTAGAAATTTAGGTATAAACTAATGATTATTTTATAATGATTACGAATTTTTATGATCTATCAGTATCTTTCTCAATCAGAAAAAGAGACAGAAAAAATTGCTTTTCAATTGACAAAAAAATTGAAAGGTGGTGAAGTTATTGGTTTAACTGGTCAATTAGGAGCCGGCAAAACGGTTTTTGTTAAAGGCCTAGCCAATAGCCTCGGGATTAAAAAGGCTATAACCAGTCCTTCTTTTATCTTGATGAAAGTCTATCAAATTAAAAATTGTAAATTAAAAATTAAAACTTTTATCCATATTGATGTTTATCGACTTAAATCAGTGCAAGATTTAATAGAAATTGGTGTTTTTGATTGGCTGGGGAAAAAAGAGACGGTTGCTGTTATTGAATGGGCGGATCGAGTGAAAAAAATCTTGCCTAAAAAAACAATTCAGATTAAAATTAATCTTGGTAAGAAAGAAAATGAAAGGATGATAAAAATAAAAATTCCAAATCATTATGGAACCAACTTACAAAGCAAAAAAATACGAAAATAGGGTTTATCAACTTTGGCAAAAGTCAGGTTTTTTTAATCCGGACAAACTACCGGGGATAAGAAAGAGAACTTATACAATTGTTATTCCACCACCTAACGTTACTGGTTCCTTGCACCTTGGTCATGCTTTGAATAATACTATTCAGGACATTTTAATTAGATTTTACCGAATGAACGGTTACCGTACATTATGGCTACCTGGTACTGATCATGCTGGTAT is drawn from Patescibacteria group bacterium and contains these coding sequences:
- the tsaE gene encoding tRNA (adenosine(37)-N6)-threonylcarbamoyltransferase complex ATPase subunit type 1 TsaE is translated as MIYQYLSQSEKETEKIAFQLTKKLKGGEVIGLTGQLGAGKTVFVKGLANSLGIKKAITSPSFILMKVYQIKNCKLKIKTFIHIDVYRLKSVQDLIEIGVFDWLGKKETVAVIEWADRVKKILPKKTIQIKINLGKKENERMIKIKIPNHYGTNLQSKKIRK